Proteins from a single region of Mytilus trossulus isolate FHL-02 chromosome 2, PNRI_Mtr1.1.1.hap1, whole genome shotgun sequence:
- the LOC134705090 gene encoding uncharacterized protein LOC134705090, with product MKLIFAHVILLLIFNANGQIEHNLFGDSNGQHVLFELPDVFQPPKQHQSNKVSDDYAHTIYDLFGNDEDSDDQVIYAPGVAAFIRPARLIAHEKNTITTHTTELKSTIGQVESKVVHSEEFSTNTRSKPRIDPQNVKKFGLPEVSMIDNLFNLADNTKHNFPAIQSERNNELMQPLDNTLYNSDLNPNRKNNWRESFEKRKWIQELQEARKKQIEFQEKQTKTPFGLSPSQELVQQINKKPFMETKKIDRAAQEKQIIDMITQGLHPLQEMIMDETKQRTQKATGEESISEVRGLHSLQAYSKPESLDFSLFNTDLKRPVGSHYLSSSASNFLKTMNDLRPSAGVQTIHSDYGSSNNYGSQSKNEYGLLQDYKQFVNKLPATDYLPTKIKEPIFHMFSTDNIASPQTSLTFPSKSSDKFGLRHGINNHHNILDYFTGSEIGNNNHGLISFESKPKETVSSDFISPPIQLPKPIRQTYFDGRDYPGVISSKNTVTQGPLLQDKFPIDISSLPTLELTAHYLPVAIVKAKNSKNSRVQLPAISIPRINRPNSVQSNALLPWVSNILLPSLSLNKLTEKNIKETASFLNMHGQLVDTVTETKSRKQFNFTQRFKPLVRALLAAPIRAAQRSPGMVPLLVSRSRTIPIGETRGKRRRQNPNLRRRRPLSNQRTGSLQPWRQRWGQSQRSLVPVNLRQ from the coding sequence ATGAAGTTAATATTTGCACATGTCATTCTATTGTTAATCTTCAATGCAAATGGACAGATAGAACATAATTTATTCGGAGACTCAAATGGACAACATGTATTATTTGAACTTCCCGACGTTTTCCAACCTCCAAAACAGCATCAAAGTAACAAAGTAAGTGATGACTACGCCCATACTATATATGATTTGTTTGGCAATGACGAGGACAGTGATGACCAGGTTATATATGCCCCTGGTGTTGCAGCCTTTATACGACCAGCCAGGTTAATTGCACATGAGAAGAATACAATAACAACTCATACAACAGAATTAAAATCAACAATAGGACAAGTTGAATCTAAAGTAGTTCATTCGGAGGAATTTTCCACTAATACACGATCTAAGCCAAGAATTGATCCTCAAAATGTGAAAAAGTTTGGATTACCGGAAGTTAGTATGATTGATAATCTTTTCAACCTAGCCGATAACACAAAGCACAACTTTCCAGCAATTCAGTCCGAGAGAAATAACGAATTGATGCAACCATTGGATAACACATTATATAATAGCGATTTAAATCCTAATAGAAAAAACAACTGGAGAGAAAGCTTTGAAAAACGAAAATGGATTCAAGAATTACAAGAGgcgagaaaaaaacaaatagaatttCAGGAGAAACAGACGAAAACTCCATTTGGACTTTCACCTTCACAAGAGCTTGTTCAACAAATTAATAAGAAGCCTTTTATGGAGACTAAGAAAATTGACAGAGCCGcgcaagaaaaacaaattatagatATGATCACACAAGGGTTACACCCATTGCAGGAAATGATAATGGacgaaacaaaacaaagaacacAAAAGGCAACAGGTGAAGAATCAATAAGTGAAGTACGGGGTTTACATTCTCTTCAAGCATATTCTAAACCTGAGTCGTTGGATTTTAGTCTTTTTAACACTGATTTGAAAAGACCTGTTGGTTCACATTATCTCTCTTCTTCTGCTagcaatttccttaaaacaatgAATGACTTGAGACCGAGCGCAGGAGTGCAAACCATACATAGTGATTATGGTTCATCAAATAATTATGGCTCTCAAAGTAAAAACGAATATGGATTACTACAGGATTACAAACAGTTTGTAAACAAACTTCCAGCAACGGACTACTTACCGACTAAAATAAAGGAACCAATATTCCACATGTTTTCTACAGATAATATTGCGTCCCCCCAAACATCACTTACTTTCCCTTCAAAATCGTCTGATAAATTTGGACTTCGGCATGGCATAAACAACCATCATAACATTCTGGACTACTTCACTGGTTCAGAAATTGGAAATAACAATCATGGCTTAATATCATTTGAAAGTAAACCAAAAGAAACTGTTTCTAGTGATTTTATTTCACCTCCAATTCAATTACCTAAACCAATTcgtcaaacatattttgatgGTAGGGATTATCCTGGGGTCATTTCAAGTAAAAACACAGTTACACAAGGCCCACTTTTACAAGATAAGTTTCCGATTGACATAAGTAGTCTTCCAACTCTGGAGCTAACGGCACATTATTTGCCGGTTGCAATAGTTAAagcaaaaaattcaaagaattCTAGGGTACAGTTACCTGCTATTTCAATTCCTAGAATAAATCGACCAAACTCAGTTCAATCAAACGCTCTACTTCCCTGGGTGAGTAATATACTGCTTCCTTCATTATCTCTTAATAAgctaacagaaaaaaatattaaggaaACAGCATCGTTTTTGAATATGCATGGCCAACTAGTAGATACAGTGACAGAAACAAAATCTCGCAAACAGTTTAACTTCACACAACGATTTAAACCATTAGTAAGAGCTTTGCTTGCAGCACCAATAAGGGCTGCACAAAGATCACCAGGGATGGTTCCATTACTAGTTAGTAGATCACGGACGATTCCAATCGGTGAAACACGAGGGAAAAGAAGGAGACAAAATCCAAATTTAAGACGACGACGGCCCTTATCGAATCAAAGAACTGGTAGCTTACAACCATGGAGACAACGATGGGGGCAATCACAACGATCGTTGGTACCAGTCAATCTCAGACAATGA